The genomic stretch GCGGCGGTGAATGACCAGAGCAACACAGTGTTTACGATCGCTTCCGGGGTAGATGTTGCGGCGCAGACGCCGCAGGAATTCAAGCTGGGGGAAGCCTACCCGAATCCGTTCAATCCGAGCGCGACCATTGAATACTCTCTCCCGAAAGAAGTGCAGATCATTCTCGAAATCCACAACATCTCCGGGCAGAAAGTCGCGACAGTCGACAGCGGCAGAAAGAGCGCCGGGAAGCATACAGTGGTATGGGATGCCCGTGGCCTCCCGAGCGGCGTGTATTTCTACACCTTGCGGGCTGAAGAATATGTTAAAACGGGCAAGGCGCTTCTGATGAAATAGAACATGAATTGAACGATTTCTTGTTATTCACCGCTAACAAAGTCTCCCCCCTCTCCTGATCGGGGAGGGGGGAATGTGGTTGTACCTTCGCTCCATTCCCATTCCTGCCGTCCAACAGGACGAGTTTCTTCTCCGTCTTTTTTCTCTGGTCAATTGATGGTTCTTTCTTTATATTGATTGTCTTCCAGAAGAATTATTTTTGAAACCTGATAAACTGTATCGGGGTGTAAAAAGTGTTTTCGAGAAATAAGAATTCCTTTCTCATAATACTTCCAAAACGCATAAGGAGCCTTGGATGATCAGAATCGAAAACCTGACGAAATACTATGGGGATTTCAGGGTCGTGGACAATATTTCGTTCACTGTCAATGATGGTGAAATCCTCGGTTTTCTGGGGCCCAACGGCGCCGGCAAAACCACGACTCTCAGGATGCTGACCTGTTTCATGCCCCCTTCCGAGGGCCGGATAATGTTCAATGACCTGGATGTGAACGAGCACTCCAT from Candidatus Latescibacter sp. encodes the following:
- a CDS encoding T9SS type A sorting domain-containing protein — protein: AAVNDQSNTVFTIASGVDVAAQTPQEFKLGEAYPNPFNPSATIEYSLPKEVQIILEIHNISGQKVATVDSGRKSAGKHTVVWDARGLPSGVYFYTLRAEEYVKTGKALLMK